From a region of the Eulemur rufifrons isolate Redbay chromosome 7, OSU_ERuf_1, whole genome shotgun sequence genome:
- the LOC138386009 gene encoding olfactory receptor 1f45-like has product MGIRNQTTISDFLLLGFSETPEQQPLLFRLFLAMYLVTVLGNLLIILANGSDQHLHTPMYFFLANLSFTEICFTCTIVPKVLVNMHTQRHTISYTGCFMQMYFFIVLALLDDFLLAAMAYDRYVAICLPLHYTMVMKPRCCLMLVAASWLCSHCLAFSLTLLMTQFSFCASHSIQHFFCDVPPLLKLACSDTHIFQVTMLTEGVLSGVIPLTCVLVSYAHIMHTILRIPSAGGKHKVFSTCGSHLSVVTLFYGTLFLVYFQPSSSYSADTGMVASVVYTMVTPMLNPFIYSLRNRDMQGALWRLLGFRKYSTQ; this is encoded by the coding sequence ATGGGAATTAGAAACCAAACCACCATCTCTGACTTCCTACTCCTGGGCTTCTCTGAGACCCCAGAACAGCAGCCTCTCCTTTTCAGGCTCTTCCTGGCCATGTACCTTGTCACCGTGTTGGGGAACCTGCTCATCATCCTGGCCAATGGTTCTGACCAGCacctccacacccccatgtacttcttcctggcCAACCTGTCCTTCACCGAGATCTGCTTCACCTGCACCATAGTCCCCAAGGTGCTGGTGAACATGCACACACAGCGTCACACCATCTCCTACACTGGGTGCTTCATGCAGATGTACTTCTTCATAGTGTTGGCCCTGCTGGATGACTTCCTGCTGGCTGCGATGGCATATGATCGCTACGTGGCCATCTGCCTTCCTCTGCACTACACCATGGTCATGAAACCCCGATGCTGCCTGATGCTGGTGGCAGCATCCTGGCTCTGCTCCCACTGCCTGGCTTTCTCTCTCACCCTTCTGATGACTCAGTTCTCATTCTGTGCCTCCCATTCCATCCAACACTTTTTCTGTGATGTACCCCCACTCCTCAAACTTGCCTGTTCAGACACCCATATCTTTCAGGTCACAATGTTAACTGAAGGAGTCCTCTCAGGTGTGATCCCTCTTACCTGTGTCCTGGTCTCTTATGCCCACATCATGCACACCATCCTCAGGATCCCTTCTGCTGGGGGCAAGCACAAAGTCTTCTCTACCTGTGGCTCTCACCTGTCAGTGGTCACTCTCTTCTATGGGACCCTCTTTCTGGTGTATTTCCAGCCTTCATCCTCCTACTCAGCAGATACTGGAATGGTGGCATCTGTAGTATACACGATGGTCACCCCCATGCTGAACCCTTttatctacagcctgaggaacaggGACATGCAGGGGGCTTTGTGGAGACTCCTTGGCTTCAGAAAATATTCTACTCAGTAA
- the OR5C1 gene encoding olfactory receptor 5C1: MNPENLTGAWEAPAEFILLGITDRWDLRVTLFLIFLPIYLVSLLGNVGMVLLIYVDARLHSPMYFFLANLSLLDACYSSAISPKMLVDLLLPCATIPYAACALQMFVFAGLADAECCLLAAMAYDRYVAVGNPLLYTTAMSRRLCLALLGASGLGGAVSAFVHTAFTFRLSFCHSQEINSFFCDIPPLLAISCNDTSLNELLLFAVCGFIQTATMLAIAVSYGFIAGAVIHMRSTEGHRRAASTCDSHLMAVAMLYGTLIFMYLRPSSSYALDTDKMASVFYTLVIPALNPLIYSLRNKEVKEALRRTWSRFCRPEQGHQ; encoded by the coding sequence ATGAATCCAGAAAACCTCACCGGGGCCTGGGAGGCACCTGCTGAGTTCATTCTCTTGGGCATCACAGATCGCTGGGACCTGCGTGTGACCCTCTTCCTGATCTTCCTGCCCATCTACCTGGTGAGCCTGCTGGGCAACGTGGGCATGGTGCTGCTGATCTATGTGGATGCCCGGCTCCACTCGCCTATGTACTTCTTCCTGGCCAACCTCTCCCTGCTGGATGCCTGCTATTCCTCAGCCATCAGCCCGAAGATGCTAGTGGACCTGCTGCTGCCCTGTGCCACCATCCCTTACGCAGCCTGTGCCCTGCAGATGTTTGTCTTTGCAGGGCTGGCTGACGCCGAGTGTTGTCTGTTGGCAGCCATGGCCTACGACCGCTACGTAGCTGTAGGAAACCCGCTTCTCTATACAACAGCCATGTCCCGGCGTCTGTGCCTGGCCTTGCTGGGGGCATCAGGCCTGGGTGGAGCAGTAAGCGCCTTTGTCCACACAGCCTTCACCTTCCGCCTGAGCTTCTGCCACTCCCAGGAGATCAATAGCTTCTTCTGCGACATCCCTCCACTGCTGGCCATCTCGTGCAATGACACCAGTCTCAACGAACTCCTCCTCTTTGCTGTCTGTGGCTTCATCCAGacagccaccatgctggctattGCTGTGTCTTATGGCTTCATTGCTGGGGCTGTGATCCACATGCGCTCAACTGAGGGCCACCGACGAGCAGCCTCTACCTGTGACTCCCACCTCATGGCTGTGGCCATGCTATATGGGACACTCATTTTCATGTACTTGCGTCCCAGCTCCAGCTATGCCCTGGACACTGACAAGATGGCCTCTGTGTTCTACACCCTTGTCATCCCGGCTCTCAACCCGCTCATCTACAGCCTCCGCAACAAGGAAGTCAAGGAGGCCCTCAGGCGGACCTGGAGTCGATTCTGCCGCCCAGAGCAGGGACACCAGTGA
- the OR1K1 gene encoding olfactory receptor 1K1 — translation MDAANESSEGAPFVLLGLTTRPGQRWPLFVLFLVLYVTGILGNGLIVAAIQASPALHAPMYFLLAHLSFADLCFTSVTVPKMLANLLSHDRSISLAGCLTQMYFFFALGVTDSCLLAAMAYDRYVAIRYPLHYATRMSRAMCMALVGTAWLVSHVHSLLHILLMARLSFCASHQVPHFFCDHQPLLRLSCSDTRHIQLLIFTEGAAVVVTPFLLILTSYGAIAAAVLRLPSASGRLRAVSTCASHLAVVGLFYGTVIAVYFQPTSQYKAEQGCVATVMYTVVTPMLNPIIYSLRNRDVQGALRALFTGQRVSASDS, via the coding sequence ATGGATGCTGCCAATGAGTCTTCAGAGGGAGCCCCATTCGTCCTACTGGGACTGACAACAAGACCTGGGCAGCGGTGGCCTCTCTTTGTGCTATTCTTGGTCTTGTATGTGACAGGCATCCTGGGCAATGGACTCATCGTGGCTGCCATCCAGGCCAGTCCAGCCCTTCATGCACCCATGTACTTCCTGCTGGCCCATTTGTCCTTTGCTGACCTCTGCTTCACCTCTGTCACTGTGCCCAAAATGTTGGCCAACTTGCTGTCCCATGACCGCTCCATCTCCCTTGCTGGCTGCCTGACCCAAATGTACTTCTTCTTTGCCTTAGGGGTAACTGATAGCTGTCTCCTGGCCGccatggcctatgaccgctatgtggccatcagGTATCCCCTCCACTATGCCACGAGGATGTCCCGGGCCATGTGCATGGCCCTGGTGGGGACAGCATGGCTGGTGTCCCATGTCCACTCCCTCCTGCATATCCTGCTCATGGCCCGATTATCCTTCTGTGCCTCCCACCAAGTGCCTCACTTCTTCTGTGACCACCAGCCTCTCTTAAGGCTCTCATGTTCTGACACCCGCCACATCCAGCTGCTCATCTTCACCGAGGGCGCCGCGGTGGTGGTCACTCCCTTCCTGCTCATCCTTACCTCCTATGGGGCCATCGCAGCTGCTGTGCTCCGCCTGCCCTCAGCCTCTGGGAGGCTCCGGGCTGTGTCTACCTGTGCCTCCCACCTGGCTGTCGTGGGCCTCTTCTATGGGACAGTCATCGCAGTCTACTTCCAGCCCACGTCCCAATACAAGGCAGAGCAGGGCTGTGTAGCCACTGTCATGTACACTGTAGTCACACCGATGCTGAATCCCATCATCTACAGCCTCCGGAATCGCGACGTGCAGGGGGCACTCCGAGCCCTTTTCACTGGGCAGAGGGTCTCAGCTAGTGACTCCTGA